A section of the Streptomyces sp. V3I8 genome encodes:
- a CDS encoding TetR/AcrR family transcriptional regulator, whose amino-acid sequence MAEGLRERKKRETRQRISDIATGLFLEHGFVTVTMVDVADAADVSVNTVYNYFPAKEDLFFDRSKGVVDRLSRWVRGRPAGESAAAAVLRELREEVEAVSPHVGLMEGYDRFMRVIHDAPALRSRLWSLQQEVHDDLEATLRAETGAAPDDPTPGLMAGQIGWLHQTVMSTVGREMVGGRAPAEVSREVLVLLDAMEDLLSEKVLNYAVRGAE is encoded by the coding sequence ATGGCAGAGGGGCTCAGGGAGCGGAAGAAGCGCGAGACCAGGCAGCGCATCTCGGACATCGCGACGGGGCTGTTCCTGGAGCACGGCTTCGTGACCGTGACGATGGTCGACGTCGCGGACGCCGCCGACGTGTCCGTGAACACCGTCTACAACTACTTCCCGGCCAAGGAGGACCTCTTCTTCGACCGCAGCAAGGGCGTCGTCGACCGGCTCTCGCGCTGGGTGCGGGGCCGACCCGCCGGTGAGTCGGCGGCCGCCGCCGTCCTGCGCGAACTGCGCGAGGAGGTCGAGGCCGTCTCGCCGCACGTCGGCCTGATGGAGGGGTACGACCGCTTCATGCGCGTCATCCACGACGCGCCCGCCCTCCGCTCCCGCCTCTGGAGCCTCCAGCAGGAGGTCCACGACGACCTGGAGGCGACCCTGCGCGCGGAGACGGGCGCGGCGCCGGACGACCCGACACCCGGCCTGATGGCCGGCCAGATCGGCTGGCTCCACCAGACGGTCATGAGCACGGTCGGCCGTGAGATGGTCGGCGGGCGCGCTCCGGCCGAGGTCTCCCGCGAGGTGCTGGTCCTCCTCGACGCCATGGAGGACCTTTTGAGTGAGAAGGTCCTCAACTACGCCGTACGGGGCGCGGAATGA
- a CDS encoding sensor histidine kinase, producing MPVRRLRPHRDDVRIALAGLTGGLVLWSTGVHTRSATDPVVLRSGPWPVLLPLAVTVACELLRRTRPRTALLIGVAAMTLDSVTRGNLATVVMFTDLVYAAVLYGPPATARRVLWISGLLTVLGTVVPVALLREPEALLLGVVIGVVAFMPGATGWVVRNHRDAAEAARLRAGQTALLAEIDRTQAVTAERARMARELHDLVANHLSAIAIHSTAALSLDDPDTSKEALGVIRENSVEGLAEMRRLIGILRDSSGDTEPAAAPTLDGLGPLVEHARANGLDVALDRTHTALPTPVELAAYRIVQESLTNALKHASAGRVTVSLVQREHALDVRVTSPFGGARNDGPRAPGSGAGLIGMRERVALLQGTFEAGPEDGEDGGTWTVRATFPITEGDTA from the coding sequence ATGCCCGTACGACGCCTGCGTCCGCACCGCGACGACGTACGCATCGCGCTGGCGGGACTGACCGGCGGGCTCGTCCTGTGGAGCACCGGCGTCCACACGCGCTCCGCCACCGACCCGGTCGTGCTCCGGTCCGGCCCCTGGCCGGTCCTCCTGCCGCTCGCCGTGACGGTGGCCTGCGAGCTGCTGCGGCGCACCCGCCCGCGCACCGCTCTGCTGATCGGCGTCGCGGCCATGACCCTCGACAGCGTCACCCGGGGCAACCTGGCGACCGTCGTGATGTTCACGGACCTCGTCTACGCCGCCGTGCTGTACGGGCCGCCCGCCACCGCCCGCCGCGTCCTGTGGATCAGCGGCCTGCTCACGGTGCTCGGCACGGTGGTGCCGGTCGCCCTCCTGCGGGAGCCGGAGGCGCTGCTGCTCGGTGTGGTCATCGGGGTCGTGGCGTTCATGCCCGGCGCCACCGGCTGGGTCGTCCGCAACCACCGCGACGCCGCCGAGGCCGCCCGGCTGCGCGCCGGGCAGACCGCCCTGCTCGCCGAGATCGACCGCACCCAGGCGGTCACCGCCGAACGCGCCCGGATGGCCCGGGAACTGCACGACCTGGTCGCCAACCACCTGTCGGCGATCGCCATCCACTCCACGGCCGCGCTCTCCCTGGACGACCCGGACACCTCGAAGGAGGCCCTCGGCGTCATCCGCGAGAACAGCGTCGAGGGGCTGGCCGAGATGCGCCGCCTCATCGGCATCCTGCGGGACAGCAGCGGCGACACCGAGCCGGCCGCCGCGCCCACCCTGGACGGGCTCGGTCCGCTGGTGGAGCACGCGCGCGCCAACGGCCTCGACGTCGCACTCGACCGCACGCACACGGCGCTGCCCACCCCGGTCGAGCTGGCCGCCTACCGGATCGTGCAGGAATCCCTGACCAACGCCCTCAAGCACGCCTCCGCCGGCCGGGTCACCGTCTCCCTCGTACAGCGCGAGCACGCCCTGGACGTCCGGGTGACCAGCCCGTTCGGCGGCGCCCGGAACGACGGCCCGCGGGCCCCCGGGTCGGGCGCGGGCCTGATCGGGATGCGCGAGCGGGTCGCCCTGCTGCAGGGCACGTTCGAGGCCGGTCCCGAAGACGGGGAGGACGGCGGGACCTGGACCGTCCGCGCCACGTTCCCGATCACCGAAGGAGATACCGCATGA
- a CDS encoding ABC transporter permease, with amino-acid sequence MLLHDTALIFGRYLRQTLRSRFAMLFGVLMPMLYLLFFGPLLTDLPLGGGGSSWQVLVPGLLLQLGLFGAAFAGFMIIVEKNHGVVERMRVTPVSRLALLLGRVLRDTAVLVLQAVLLVLAAVVMGLRAPVAGILIGFAFVALLTVSLASLSYALAMRTAAPHAFGPTVNAVAMPSMLLSGLMLPMSLAPGWLDALSHVMPLRYLVDAMRDAYVGSYATASMGYGVLVAVGFAGLAVTVGTRVFRTAGA; translated from the coding sequence ATGCTGCTCCACGACACCGCGCTGATCTTCGGGCGCTACCTCCGCCAGACCCTGCGTTCCCGGTTCGCGATGCTCTTCGGCGTCCTGATGCCGATGCTGTACCTGCTGTTCTTCGGCCCCCTGCTCACCGATCTGCCGCTGGGCGGCGGCGGGAGTTCCTGGCAGGTCCTGGTCCCCGGACTGCTGCTGCAGCTCGGCCTGTTCGGCGCCGCGTTCGCCGGTTTCATGATCATCGTCGAGAAGAACCACGGGGTCGTGGAGCGGATGCGCGTCACCCCGGTCAGCCGGCTGGCGCTCCTGCTGGGCCGGGTGCTGCGCGACACCGCGGTCCTCGTCCTCCAGGCGGTCCTGCTGGTCCTGGCCGCCGTGGTGATGGGCCTGCGCGCACCCGTCGCCGGCATCCTGATCGGCTTCGCGTTCGTCGCGCTGCTGACCGTCTCACTGGCCTCGCTGTCGTACGCGCTGGCCATGCGGACCGCCGCGCCCCACGCGTTCGGCCCGACGGTCAACGCCGTGGCCATGCCGTCCATGCTGCTGTCCGGCCTCATGCTGCCCATGTCGCTGGCGCCCGGCTGGCTGGACGCCCTCTCGCACGTCATGCCGCTGCGCTATCTGGTGGACGCGATGCGGGACGCGTACGTCGGCTCGTACGCCACCGCCTCCATGGGGTACGGGGTCCTGGTGGCCGTCGGCTTCGCCGGGCTCGCCGTGACGGTGGGCACACGCGTGTTCCGCACGGCCGGGGCATAA
- the nucS gene encoding endonuclease NucS yields the protein MRLVIARCSVDYAGRLTAHLPSAPRLILVKADGSVSIHADDRAYKPLNWMSPPCTLKEGSGDDEGVWTVVNKAGEKLIITMEEVLHDSSHELGVDPGLIKDGVEAHLQELLADRIETLGEGYSLIRREYMTAIGPVDILCRDANGGTVAVEIKRRGEIDGVEQLTRYLDLLNRDPHLAPVRGIFAAQEIKPQARVLATDRGIGCTVLDYNALRGIEDDKLRLF from the coding sequence ATGCGTCTCGTCATTGCCCGCTGCTCCGTCGACTACGCGGGCCGGCTCACCGCCCATCTCCCCTCGGCCCCTCGCCTGATCCTCGTGAAGGCGGACGGGAGTGTCTCGATCCATGCGGACGACCGGGCCTACAAGCCCCTCAACTGGATGTCGCCGCCCTGCACGCTGAAGGAGGGTTCGGGGGACGACGAAGGCGTCTGGACGGTCGTCAACAAGGCCGGTGAGAAGCTCATCATCACCATGGAGGAGGTCCTCCACGACTCCTCGCACGAGCTCGGCGTCGACCCCGGCCTGATCAAGGACGGTGTGGAGGCGCACCTGCAGGAGCTCCTCGCCGACCGCATCGAGACCCTCGGTGAGGGCTACTCGCTGATCCGCCGCGAGTACATGACGGCCATCGGCCCGGTCGACATCCTGTGCCGCGACGCGAACGGCGGGACCGTCGCCGTGGAGATCAAGCGGCGCGGTGAGATCGACGGCGTGGAGCAACTGACGCGCTACCTGGACCTGTTGAACCGCGACCCGCACCTCGCGCCGGTCCGCGGCATCTTCGCGGCCCAGGAGATCAAGCCCCAGGCGCGGGTCCTCGCCACCGACCGGGGCATCGGCTGCACGGTCCTCGACTACAACGCGCTGCGGGGCATCGAGGACGACAAGCTGCGGCTGTTCTGA
- a CDS encoding STAS domain-containing protein codes for MHIRGDHAELVVGGRLDVRSAADARTVLHSAVDDGAGDLVLDLSELDSWDATGLGVIMGAHRRAGRCGRRLVLRGVPPQMQRLLVATRLHRILAVEGGIGVESLPRV; via the coding sequence ATGCACATCAGGGGCGACCACGCCGAGCTGGTCGTCGGGGGCCGCCTCGACGTCCGCAGCGCGGCGGACGCCCGTACGGTCCTGCACTCGGCCGTCGACGACGGAGCCGGCGACCTGGTGCTCGACCTGTCAGAGCTGGACTCCTGGGACGCCACCGGACTCGGTGTCATCATGGGGGCCCACCGGCGGGCGGGGCGGTGCGGCCGCAGGCTTGTGCTGCGCGGCGTCCCGCCGCAGATGCAGCGCCTGCTGGTGGCCACCCGGCTGCACCGGATCCTGGCCGTCGAGGGCGGGATCGGGGTCGAGTCGCTGCCCCGGGTGTGA
- a CDS encoding ABC transporter ATP-binding protein, with the protein MPIISTAGLARTFQTKRGPVEAVRGIDLTVAAGEILGLLGPNGAGKTTTLRMLTTLLPPTGGAATVAGHDLATDPAGVRRACGYVAQSGGVDPQVSVREELVTQGRLYRLTKRQAVERAGELARDLGLDGLLDRKTSALSGGQRRRLDIALGLTHRPEVLFLDEPTTGLDPASRADLWDLVRRLRDAYGTTVLLTTHYLDEADALADRLVVVDEGVVVAEGTPGALKLRYGGSIDATLQDTFLAITGRAAAPAGPLPATLQGA; encoded by the coding sequence ATGCCCATCATCAGCACGGCCGGCCTGGCCCGGACCTTCCAGACCAAACGCGGGCCCGTCGAGGCGGTCCGCGGCATCGACCTCACCGTCGCGGCGGGCGAGATCCTCGGCCTCCTCGGCCCGAACGGGGCCGGCAAGACGACCACGCTCCGGATGCTCACGACCCTGCTGCCGCCCACCGGCGGCGCCGCCACCGTCGCGGGCCACGACCTGGCCACCGACCCGGCGGGCGTCCGCCGCGCGTGCGGGTACGTGGCGCAGTCGGGCGGGGTCGATCCGCAGGTCTCCGTCCGCGAGGAACTGGTCACCCAGGGGCGCCTCTACCGCCTGACGAAGCGACAGGCCGTCGAGCGCGCCGGGGAACTGGCCCGGGACCTCGGCCTGGACGGCCTCCTCGACCGGAAGACCTCGGCGCTCTCCGGCGGGCAGCGCCGCCGGCTCGACATCGCCCTCGGCCTCACCCACCGCCCCGAGGTGCTGTTCCTCGACGAACCGACCACCGGCCTCGACCCGGCGAGCCGCGCCGACCTCTGGGACCTCGTACGGCGGCTGCGCGACGCGTACGGCACCACGGTCCTGCTCACCACGCACTACCTCGACGAGGCGGACGCGCTGGCCGACCGGCTCGTGGTCGTCGACGAGGGCGTCGTGGTGGCGGAGGGCACGCCGGGCGCGCTCAAGCTCCGGTACGGAGGGTCGATCGACGCGACGCTCCAGGACACCTTCCTCGCGATCACCGGCCGTGCCGCCGCACCGGCCGGCCCCCTTCCCGCGACCCTGCAGGGGGCTTGA
- a CDS encoding 3-hydroxyacyl-CoA dehydrogenase family protein yields the protein MAGKLAVIGAGLMGSGIAQVAAQAGWDVVLRDVTDAALTRGTDGIKASYDRFVSKGKLDADAAGQALGRITTTTDLDAVADADIVVEAVFEKLEVKHEIFRALDGLVKDEAVLASNTSAIPITKIAAATARPERVVGVHFFSPVPMMQLCELVRGYKTSDATLARAREFAESVGKTCIVVNRDVAGFVTTRLISALVVEAAKLYESGVASAEDIDLACKLGFGHAMGPLATADLTGVDILLHATGNIYTESQDEKFAPPELMRRMVDAGDIGRKSGQGFYTY from the coding sequence GTGGCAGGGAAGCTCGCCGTCATCGGGGCCGGACTCATGGGTTCCGGTATCGCCCAGGTCGCCGCACAGGCCGGCTGGGACGTCGTCCTGCGGGATGTCACCGACGCGGCGCTGACCCGTGGCACCGACGGCATCAAGGCCTCGTACGACAGGTTCGTGAGCAAGGGGAAGCTGGACGCCGACGCGGCCGGACAGGCGCTGGGCCGGATCACCACGACGACCGACCTGGACGCGGTCGCCGACGCCGACATCGTCGTCGAGGCCGTCTTCGAGAAGCTGGAAGTCAAGCACGAGATCTTCCGGGCGCTCGACGGACTGGTGAAGGACGAGGCCGTACTCGCCTCCAACACCTCCGCCATCCCGATCACCAAGATCGCGGCGGCCACCGCGCGTCCGGAGCGGGTCGTCGGCGTGCACTTCTTCTCGCCGGTCCCGATGATGCAGCTGTGCGAACTCGTGCGCGGCTACAAGACGAGCGACGCGACGCTCGCGCGTGCCCGGGAGTTCGCCGAGTCGGTCGGCAAGACCTGCATCGTCGTCAACCGCGACGTGGCCGGCTTCGTGACCACCCGGCTCATCTCGGCACTGGTCGTCGAGGCGGCCAAGCTGTACGAGTCGGGCGTGGCCAGCGCCGAGGACATCGACCTGGCCTGCAAGCTGGGCTTCGGCCACGCCATGGGGCCGCTCGCCACCGCCGACCTCACGGGCGTCGACATCCTGCTGCACGCCACCGGCAACATCTACACCGAGTCCCAGGACGAGAAGTTCGCCCCGCCGGAGCTGATGCGCCGGATGGTCGACGCCGGTGACATCGGGCGCAAGAGCGGGCAGGGCTTCTACACGTACTGA
- a CDS encoding response regulator transcription factor, protein MIRVLVAEDQSAVRAGLVLILRSAPDIEVVGEAADGEQAVALARELRPDLVLMDVQMPRLDGVSATRQVVGEGLADVLVLTTFDLDAYVFGALRAGAAGFLLKNTEARQLLEAVRTVAGGEGLIAPAVTRRLIAEFAARPVREPRADPAVLDTLTRREREVLSCLGEGLSNAEIGVRLDMAEATVKTHVSRLLGKLELRSRVQAAVLAQELGV, encoded by the coding sequence ATGATCCGTGTGCTCGTCGCCGAGGACCAGTCCGCCGTACGCGCCGGTCTCGTCCTGATCCTGCGCAGCGCCCCCGACATCGAGGTGGTCGGCGAGGCCGCGGACGGCGAGCAGGCGGTGGCCCTGGCCAGGGAGCTGCGCCCCGACCTGGTCCTGATGGACGTCCAGATGCCCCGTCTGGACGGCGTCTCCGCCACCCGCCAGGTCGTCGGCGAGGGCCTCGCCGACGTCCTCGTCCTGACCACGTTCGACCTCGACGCGTACGTGTTCGGCGCCCTGCGCGCGGGCGCCGCCGGCTTCCTGCTGAAGAACACCGAGGCCCGTCAGCTCCTCGAAGCGGTCCGCACGGTGGCGGGCGGTGAGGGTCTGATCGCCCCCGCGGTCACCCGGCGCCTGATCGCCGAGTTCGCCGCGAGGCCCGTACGGGAGCCGAGGGCCGACCCGGCCGTCCTGGACACGCTGACCCGGCGCGAACGGGAGGTCCTGTCCTGCCTGGGCGAGGGCCTGTCCAACGCGGAGATCGGGGTCCGTCTCGACATGGCGGAAGCCACCGTGAAGACGCACGTCAGCCGTCTGCTGGGCAAGCTGGAGCTGCGCAGCCGGGTCCAGGCGGCGGTACTGGCGCAGGAGTTGGGCGTGTAA
- a CDS encoding ATP-binding protein — translation MDPTNRGPEEYGHDDGSAPRQRPPREPLTHTPGQGQKSAQHPAALHTPVPARTVRLVTGDHLLTVNPVDGSEIELCPPGERPPRPVKFSASERADLARAGRPTVPPGAPQHRLPLLERQEERERLVRLLARGRSVRLTGPSGSGRTALLDAVADDCADLAPDGVVRLSGHRRTADDLLHDLFAAVHDAPRHRPEQDELRALVHDIGAVVVLDDVEFGGGTLDDLLDATPECAWLISATPRTAAPSADSLLEEVFLGGLGRGGGLELLERAVGRVLTEEEANWAGDLWFESEGLPLRFVQAGALLRQRDQLLTDPEAFGDPDAFDGPDRSGQGADAPADASFGTEDEHDGHDAGHGHDVPLPSLAEGAAPAALLASRLSESAHATLRFAVALNGEVPHQAHLPALVGHTHADAALAELAGCALVTPVGAHYRLAAGVQTQLEAAGYASDAEATARTAARHYTWWAGHPSVTPERVCAEADAVLAALAALVPLTAAPAEDEETAPAVGLARAAAPAFAAGLHWSAWERALRAGSEAAKLAGQVSDQAYFHHELGVLALCGGQLDRARVELEASVGLRGALADKRGTVAGRRALALVADRSGDTPSAGIGPTTGEEVPDARSEESASPPGGVPAAFAAVPSLQAPGESATLITHRTGPAASAKPGVTGGVKGLVNGGRRNLVAAGAGALLAAVLGTVVTLGATSSPDDNAPAEKVGVNPTAGVGDDGSDLGADRPKKGAGDAGSTNRPADPGEDGVLGTSDDPTPSSAGEPSDEPSGSKEPSPSGSATKPSSPAPKPSTSPPKPPASPTPPASPTPTPTPTVSEPSGEPSETPPSTPETSDSAGGPASTPATSSSASGSAGSGTPGSPAVI, via the coding sequence ATGGACCCGACGAACCGGGGACCCGAAGAGTACGGCCACGACGACGGCTCGGCGCCACGACAGCGCCCGCCGCGCGAGCCGTTGACGCACACGCCGGGGCAGGGGCAGAAGAGCGCCCAGCACCCGGCCGCCCTGCACACACCCGTGCCGGCCCGCACCGTGCGACTCGTCACGGGCGACCACCTGCTCACCGTCAATCCCGTCGACGGCAGCGAGATCGAGCTCTGCCCGCCGGGCGAGCGGCCGCCGCGGCCCGTGAAGTTCAGCGCGTCCGAGCGGGCCGACCTGGCCCGCGCCGGCCGGCCGACCGTACCGCCCGGGGCCCCGCAGCACAGACTGCCGCTCCTGGAGCGCCAGGAGGAGCGTGAGCGGCTCGTACGGCTGCTCGCGCGCGGCCGCTCCGTCCGGCTCACCGGGCCCTCGGGCTCGGGCCGCACGGCGCTGCTCGACGCCGTCGCCGACGACTGCGCGGACCTCGCGCCCGACGGCGTGGTCCGCCTCAGCGGCCACCGCCGTACCGCCGACGACCTGCTGCACGACCTCTTCGCCGCCGTCCACGACGCCCCGCGGCACCGGCCGGAACAGGACGAACTGCGCGCCCTCGTCCACGACATCGGCGCGGTCGTCGTCCTGGACGACGTGGAGTTCGGCGGCGGCACGCTCGACGACCTGCTCGACGCCACCCCCGAGTGCGCCTGGCTGATCTCCGCGACGCCGCGGACCGCCGCGCCGTCCGCCGACTCACTCCTCGAAGAGGTCTTCCTCGGCGGCCTCGGCCGCGGTGGCGGCCTCGAACTGCTGGAGCGCGCCGTCGGCCGCGTCCTGACCGAGGAGGAGGCCAACTGGGCGGGCGACCTCTGGTTCGAGTCCGAGGGGCTCCCGCTGCGCTTCGTGCAGGCCGGCGCCCTGCTGCGGCAGCGCGACCAGCTGCTCACCGACCCGGAGGCCTTCGGGGACCCGGACGCCTTCGACGGCCCCGACCGCTCCGGTCAGGGCGCGGACGCGCCCGCGGACGCGTCCTTCGGCACCGAGGACGAGCACGACGGCCACGACGCCGGCCACGGCCACGACGTGCCGCTGCCCTCGCTCGCCGAGGGCGCCGCGCCCGCCGCGCTGCTCGCCTCCCGGCTCAGCGAGTCGGCCCACGCCACCCTGCGCTTCGCCGTCGCGCTGAACGGCGAGGTGCCGCACCAGGCCCACCTGCCCGCCCTCGTGGGCCACACCCACGCGGACGCCGCGCTCGCGGAACTGGCCGGCTGCGCGCTCGTCACACCGGTCGGGGCGCACTACCGGCTCGCCGCGGGCGTGCAGACCCAGCTGGAGGCCGCCGGGTACGCGTCCGACGCCGAGGCGACGGCCCGCACCGCCGCCCGGCACTACACCTGGTGGGCGGGGCACCCGTCCGTCACCCCGGAGCGGGTCTGCGCCGAGGCGGACGCCGTGCTCGCCGCCCTGGCCGCCCTGGTGCCGCTCACGGCGGCGCCGGCCGAGGACGAGGAGACCGCGCCCGCGGTGGGGCTGGCTCGGGCGGCCGCGCCCGCGTTCGCCGCGGGACTGCACTGGAGCGCCTGGGAGCGCGCGCTGCGGGCGGGGAGCGAGGCGGCCAAGCTCGCCGGCCAGGTCTCGGACCAGGCCTACTTCCACCACGAGCTGGGCGTTCTCGCGCTCTGCGGCGGGCAGCTCGACCGGGCCCGTGTCGAGCTGGAGGCATCCGTCGGCCTGCGCGGCGCCCTCGCCGACAAGCGCGGCACCGTCGCGGGCCGGCGCGCCCTCGCCCTGGTCGCGGACCGCTCGGGAGACACCCCGTCGGCGGGCATCGGCCCGACGACGGGCGAGGAGGTGCCCGACGCGCGGTCCGAGGAGTCGGCGTCACCGCCCGGCGGTGTACCGGCCGCGTTCGCGGCGGTTCCCTCGCTGCAGGCACCGGGCGAGTCCGCCACACTGATCACCCACCGGACCGGACCCGCCGCCTCGGCGAAGCCCGGCGTGACGGGCGGGGTCAAGGGGCTGGTCAACGGCGGCCGGCGCAATCTGGTCGCCGCCGGCGCGGGCGCCCTGCTCGCCGCCGTGCTCGGCACGGTGGTGACGCTCGGCGCGACCTCCAGCCCGGACGACAACGCCCCGGCGGAGAAGGTCGGCGTCAACCCGACGGCCGGCGTGGGCGACGACGGCAGCGACCTCGGCGCGGACCGGCCGAAGAAGGGCGCCGGTGACGCGGGCTCGACGAACCGTCCGGCCGACCCCGGCGAGGACGGGGTCCTCGGGACCTCGGACGACCCGACGCCGTCCTCGGCCGGCGAGCCGTCGGACGAGCCGAGCGGGTCGAAGGAGCCGAGCCCGAGCGGGTCCGCGACGAAGCCGTCGTCCCCGGCCCCCAAGCCGTCGACCTCACCCCCGAAGCCGCCGGCCAGCCCGACCCCGCCGGCCAGTCCGACGCCGACTCCGACGCCCACCGTGTCCGAGCCCTCCGGGGAGCCCAGCGAGACCCCGCCGTCCACCCCGGAGACCTCCGACTCGGCCGGCGGTCCCGCGTCCACGCCCGCCACGAGCAGTTCCGCGAGCGGCTCGGCGGGCAGCGGCACCCCCGGGTCGCCCGCGGTGATCTGA
- a CDS encoding cob(I)yrinic acid a,c-diamide adenosyltransferase produces the protein MVNLTRIYTRTGDRGTTALGDMSRTAKTDPRISAYADANEANAALGTAIALGNLDEEIVKVLSRVQNDLFDVGADLSTPVVENPEFPPLRVEQFYIDKLEADCDRFNEQLDKLRSFILPGGTPGAALLHQACTVVRRAERSTWTALESHGEVMNPLTATYLNRLSDLLFILARTANKEVGDVLWVPGGER, from the coding sequence ATGGTCAATCTGACGCGCATCTACACCAGGACCGGCGACCGGGGCACCACGGCCCTCGGCGACATGAGCCGCACCGCCAAGACGGACCCGCGGATCTCGGCGTACGCCGACGCCAACGAGGCGAACGCGGCCCTCGGCACGGCGATCGCCCTCGGCAACCTCGACGAGGAGATCGTCAAGGTGCTCTCGCGCGTCCAGAACGACCTGTTCGACGTGGGCGCGGACCTGTCCACGCCGGTCGTCGAGAACCCCGAGTTCCCGCCGCTGCGGGTCGAGCAGTTCTACATCGACAAGCTGGAGGCGGACTGCGACCGCTTCAACGAACAGCTGGACAAACTCCGCTCCTTCATCCTCCCCGGCGGCACCCCCGGCGCGGCCCTCCTCCACCAGGCCTGCACGGTGGTCCGCCGGGCGGAACGCTCCACGTGGACGGCCCTGGAGTCCCACGGCGAGGTCATGAACCCCCTGACGGCGACCTACCTCAACCGCCTCTCGGACCTCCTGTTCATCCTGGCCAGGACGGCGAACAAGGAGGTGGGGGACGTGCTGTGGGTCCCGGGCGGCGAACGCTAG